The Shewanella pealeana ATCC 700345 genome contains the following window.
TTTGACCAGTTACTGCTCAGTGTGCGACGAATCACAAAAAATTACAACACTCAATTTAAACGACCGTTTAGTTTTGTGCGTGTATAAAGTTGTGAGCCTTAAAAATCAGCGTGTTAGTTACTATTGTTGCAATGGCAATATTTGAGTTTACAGCAGAGAGTTTAGTCATAAAAAGGAATAATGAGTTTGAAGAAAAAATTTTTTTAGCGATGTGATAGACTGAACCGATGTCGAAAATTTGGCTAAATAATAACAATAGGGTAACCCTCATGGAACAGTTAGCGCGCCTCTATCATGACCATATTCAAGTGCTTAATCAGCGTGTCAGCGAAATCATTTCTCGTGAAAACTTATCGGGTCTCGTCATCCATTCAGGTCAGCCACATAGACAGTTTTTAGATGATATGGATTACCCATTTAAGGTGAACCCACACTTTAAAGCTTGGTTGCCGGTCATCGAAAACCCAAATTCATGGTTGGTGATAAACGGCAGTGATAAGCCCCTATTGATTTTTTATCGCCCGGTAGATTTTTGGCACAAGGTTGCCGATGAGCCGAGTGACTTTTGGGCCGAGCATGTCGACATCAAGTTTCTAACTAAGGCCGACAAAGTAGCCGAATATCTGCCAGCGGGTATCGATAATTGGGCCTATATTGGTGAGCATTTAGATGTTGCCGATGTGCTGGGTTTTAGCAGGCGTAATCCTGATTCAGTATTGAGCTATCTCAACTATCACCGCGCGACCAAAACCGATTATGAGTTAGCCTGTATGCGTAAAGCTAATGAAATAGCGGTGACCGGGCATCAAGCGGCTAAAACAGCATTCTATAATGGTGCGAGTGAATTTGAGATCCTACAGGTCTATCTGTCGGCAATCTCACAAGGTGAAAACCAAGTCCCCTATAGCAGCATCGTTGCGCTAAATGAAAACTCCGCCATCTTACATTACACCGCGCTTGAATATACGAGCCCAGCGCAGCGGCGTTCATTCTTGATCGACGCAGGCGCTAACTATAATGGTTATGCCTCCGATATTACCCGTAGCTATTCATTTGAGAAGAACATCTTCGATGATCTGATCACCGCAATGGACAATATGCAGCTACAGATCATAAGCATGATGAAGCCTGGTGTGAGCTATGCTGAATTACACATACAAACTCATTATAAGCTAGCGCAGATCTTGCTGGATTTTGATATTGTCAGCGGCGATGTTCAGGGCCTTGTCGAACAGGGAATTACTCGAGTCTTTTTCCCCCATGGTTTAGGCCATATGTTAGGCATACAAGTGCACGATATGGGAGGTTTCCTCAGCGATGAAAAGGGCACTCATGTCGCAGCACCTGAGGCACATCCATTCTTACGTTGTACTCGAGAACTT
Protein-coding sequences here:
- the pepQ gene encoding Xaa-Pro dipeptidase; this encodes MEQLARLYHDHIQVLNQRVSEIISRENLSGLVIHSGQPHRQFLDDMDYPFKVNPHFKAWLPVIENPNSWLVINGSDKPLLIFYRPVDFWHKVADEPSDFWAEHVDIKFLTKADKVAEYLPAGIDNWAYIGEHLDVADVLGFSRRNPDSVLSYLNYHRATKTDYELACMRKANEIAVTGHQAAKTAFYNGASEFEILQVYLSAISQGENQVPYSSIVALNENSAILHYTALEYTSPAQRRSFLIDAGANYNGYASDITRSYSFEKNIFDDLITAMDNMQLQIISMMKPGVSYAELHIQTHYKLAQILLDFDIVSGDVQGLVEQGITRVFFPHGLGHMLGIQVHDMGGFLSDEKGTHVAAPEAHPFLRCTRELDINQVLTIEPGVYIIDSLLAELKQDQRQSQINWNTVDVLRPFGGIRIEDNVIVHGDRIENMTRNLGLNR